The following coding sequences lie in one Arthrobacter sp. PGP41 genomic window:
- a CDS encoding N-6 DNA methylase yields MPPVKNGDYAWIQHMVASMKDDTGRVGVVMPHGVLFRGGKEGAIRECLIRKDLLEAVIGLSPLPAARQISP; encoded by the coding sequence GTGCCGCCGGTCAAGAACGGCGACTATGCCTGGATCCAGCACATGGTCGCCTCCATGAAGGACGACACCGGCCGGGTGGGTGTGGTGATGCCCCACGGTGTCCTATTCCGTGGTGGCAAGGAAGGTGCAATTCGGGAATGCCTGATCCGCAAGGACCTGCTCGAAGCCGTCATCGGCCTGTCGCCGCTGCCGGCAGCAAGGCAAATTTCACCGTAA